One window of the Mycobacterium xenopi genome contains the following:
- a CDS encoding aminodeoxychorismate lyase, with product MVVTLDGEILAPDTPLICADDLAVVRGDGIFETLLVRGGGACLVEAHLARLSHSAKLMDLPEPDLPAWRRAIDVAARRWAATTTDEGAMRLVYSRGRESGSAPTAYVTVTALAPRIAAARRDGVAAVTLPRGLPASGADATPWLLAGAKTLSYAVNMAALRHAARLGAGDVIFVSSDGYVLEGPRSTVVIAAGEGGAGTTALLTPPPWYPILRGTTQQALFEVARAKGYDCDYRALRVSDLFAAQGIWLVSSMTLAARVHTLDGQPLPRAPMAAEFAELVDAAVVSDR from the coding sequence GTGGTCGTCACGCTCGACGGCGAGATCCTGGCACCCGACACGCCGCTGATATGCGCCGACGACCTCGCCGTCGTGCGAGGCGACGGCATTTTCGAAACGCTGTTGGTCCGCGGCGGGGGCGCCTGCCTGGTGGAGGCGCACCTGGCGCGGCTGAGCCACTCGGCCAAATTGATGGATTTGCCCGAGCCCGATCTGCCAGCCTGGCGGCGTGCGATCGACGTGGCGGCACGCCGGTGGGCCGCTACCACGACCGACGAGGGCGCGATGCGACTGGTCTACAGCCGCGGCCGGGAGAGCGGGTCAGCGCCGACCGCCTATGTCACCGTCACTGCACTCGCCCCGCGCATCGCCGCCGCGCGCCGCGACGGCGTCGCGGCGGTGACGCTGCCGCGCGGGCTGCCCGCCAGCGGCGCCGATGCCACGCCGTGGCTGCTGGCCGGCGCCAAGACACTGTCCTATGCGGTCAACATGGCGGCCCTGCGCCACGCCGCTCGGCTGGGCGCCGGTGACGTCATCTTCGTCAGCTCCGACGGTTACGTCCTGGAAGGCCCGCGCTCGACGGTCGTGATCGCCGCCGGTGAAGGCGGTGCCGGCACCACCGCCCTGCTCACGCCGCCGCCGTGGTATCCGATCCTGCGCGGCACCACCCAGCAGGCGCTCTTCGAAGTGGCCCGCGCCAAAGGCTACGATTGCGATTACCGAGCGTTGCGTGTATCGGATCTCTTTGCGGCCCAAGGGATTTGGCTGGTGTCGAGCATGACGTTGGCCGCGCGGGTGCACACGCTCGATGGCCAACCGCTGCCGCGGGCCCCGATGGCCGCGGAATTCGCTGAACTCGTCGACGCCGCCGTCGTCAGCGACCGCTGA
- a CDS encoding FABP family protein, giving the protein MSSSEHPARRAERIASGQRAVAQAAERAKVTASRNIPVFDDLPIPADTANLRQGANLHDALLALLPLVGVWRGEGEGRGAHGDYRFGQQIVVSHDGGDYLNWEARSWRLSESGDYDGPALRETGYWRFVHDPTDPTESQAIELLLAHSAGYVELFYGRPRTQSSWELVTDVLARSKSGMLVGGAKRLYGIVEGGDLAYVEERVDADGGLVPHLSARLSRYAG; this is encoded by the coding sequence GTGAGCTCTTCGGAGCACCCCGCCCGGCGGGCCGAGCGGATCGCTTCCGGTCAACGTGCGGTGGCCCAGGCGGCCGAGCGCGCCAAAGTGACTGCGAGCCGCAACATCCCGGTATTCGACGACCTTCCTATCCCCGCCGACACCGCGAACCTGCGGCAAGGCGCGAACCTGCACGACGCGCTGCTGGCGCTGTTGCCGCTGGTGGGCGTGTGGCGCGGTGAAGGAGAGGGCCGCGGCGCCCACGGCGACTACCGGTTCGGCCAGCAGATCGTGGTGTCGCACGACGGCGGCGACTATCTGAATTGGGAGGCCCGGTCGTGGCGGCTGAGCGAGTCGGGCGACTACGACGGGCCCGCGCTACGCGAGACAGGTTATTGGCGTTTCGTGCATGACCCCACCGATCCGACCGAGTCGCAGGCCATCGAACTGCTGTTGGCGCACTCGGCCGGTTACGTGGAGTTGTTCTACGGCCGGCCGCGCACCCAGTCGTCATGGGAATTGGTCACCGACGTCCTTGCTCGCAGCAAGTCGGGCATGCTTGTCGGCGGTGCCAAACGGCTCTACGGGATCGTCGAGGGCGGCGACCTGGCGTATGTCGAGGAACGGGTGGACGCCGACGGCGGGTTGGTGCCGCATCTGTCGGCGCGGCTGTCGCGGTACGCGGGATAA
- a CDS encoding DUF1416 domain-containing protein, whose translation MCTPPKQGQTLPASVDLEKETVITGRVVDSSGQAVGGAFVRLLDSSDEFTAEVVASATGDFRFFAAPGSWTVRALSPAGNGDAVVNPSGAGIHEVDIKVA comes from the coding sequence ATGTGCACACCACCCAAGCAAGGACAGACGTTGCCGGCCAGCGTCGACCTGGAGAAGGAGACGGTGATCACCGGCCGTGTCGTAGACAGCTCCGGCCAAGCGGTGGGCGGGGCGTTCGTCCGGCTGCTGGATTCCTCCGACGAGTTCACCGCCGAGGTCGTCGCCTCGGCCACCGGCGATTTCCGGTTCTTCGCAGCGCCGGGGTCCTGGACGGTGCGCGCGTTATCGCCCGCCGGTAACGGCGACGCCGTGGTAAACCCGTCGGGCGCGGGTATCCACGAGGTGGACATCAAGGTCGCCTGA
- a CDS encoding sulfurtransferase has protein sequence MARSDVLVSADWAENNLDTPGVVFVEVDEDTSAYDKGHIRGAVKLDWRKDLQDPVRRDFVDAEQFSKLLSDRGISNDDTVILYGGNNNWFAAYAYWYFKLYGHEKVKLLDGGRKKWELDGRPLSTDPVTRPTTSYTAKQPDNSIRAFRDEVIEAIGVKNLVDVRSPEEFSGKILAPAHLPQEQSQRPGHIPGAINVPWSKAANEDGTFKSDEELAKIYADAGLDGSKETIAYCRIGERSSHTWFVLRELLGHRNVKNYDGSWTEYGSLVGVPIELGS, from the coding sequence ATGGCACGTTCCGACGTCCTGGTCTCGGCCGACTGGGCCGAGAACAATCTCGACACACCCGGCGTCGTCTTCGTCGAAGTCGACGAGGACACCAGCGCCTACGACAAGGGCCACATCCGCGGCGCCGTCAAACTGGACTGGCGCAAGGATTTGCAGGACCCTGTCCGGCGCGATTTCGTTGACGCCGAACAGTTTTCAAAACTGCTGTCCGACCGCGGCATCTCCAACGACGACACTGTGATCCTCTACGGCGGCAACAACAACTGGTTCGCCGCCTACGCCTACTGGTATTTCAAGCTCTACGGCCACGAGAAGGTGAAGCTGCTCGACGGGGGCCGCAAGAAGTGGGAGCTGGACGGCCGTCCGCTGTCGACCGACCCGGTCACCCGCCCGACCACGTCCTACACTGCCAAACAGCCCGATAACTCCATCCGCGCGTTCCGCGACGAGGTCATCGAGGCCATCGGCGTCAAGAACTTGGTCGACGTCCGCTCCCCCGAGGAGTTTTCCGGCAAGATCCTGGCACCGGCGCATCTGCCGCAGGAACAAAGCCAGCGGCCGGGTCACATTCCCGGCGCCATCAACGTGCCGTGGAGCAAGGCCGCCAACGAAGACGGCACCTTCAAGTCCGACGAGGAGTTGGCCAAGATCTACGCCGACGCCGGCTTGGACGGGTCGAAGGAGACCATCGCCTATTGCCGGATCGGCGAACGCTCGTCGCACACCTGGTTTGTGCTGCGCGAGCTGCTCGGACACCGAAACGTCAAGAACTACGACGGAAGTTGGACCGAATACGGCTCCCTGGTGGGAGTCCCGATCGAGTTGGGAAGCTGA
- a CDS encoding DUF4395 domain-containing protein, with protein sequence MSRTTTTAQVDGVDVRGPRFVAWVTTAVLVVTLVVSGYSTLAAAAVLALQAVVFAVGALRGPRQHPYGIVYAKVVAPRLGPVTAREPVPPLKFAQLVGLVFAVVGVVGFAGGALLLGLAATAFALAASFLNAAFGICLGCQLYPLAARLRQTARSA encoded by the coding sequence GTGTCGAGAACCACCACCACCGCCCAGGTCGACGGCGTCGACGTCCGCGGGCCGCGGTTCGTTGCGTGGGTCACCACCGCGGTCCTCGTGGTGACGCTGGTCGTGTCCGGGTACAGCACGCTGGCGGCCGCTGCCGTCTTGGCGCTGCAGGCCGTCGTCTTCGCCGTCGGTGCTCTCCGCGGGCCGCGGCAGCATCCGTACGGGATTGTGTACGCCAAAGTCGTGGCGCCGCGGCTGGGACCGGTGACCGCACGCGAACCGGTGCCGCCGCTGAAGTTCGCGCAGCTGGTCGGATTGGTCTTTGCCGTCGTCGGCGTGGTCGGGTTCGCCGGCGGTGCACTGTTGCTGGGCCTCGCTGCGACGGCTTTCGCCCTGGCGGCGTCCTTCCTCAACGCGGCCTTCGGTATCTGTCTGGGCTGTCAGCTCTACCCGCTGGCCGCACGGCTTAGGCAAACAGCGAGGTCCGCATGA
- a CDS encoding Ms5788A family Cys-rich leader peptide, producing the protein MLTKRRAVDLCRVAGCCCCCSC; encoded by the coding sequence ATGCTCACCAAGCGCCGCGCAGTCGACCTGTGCCGCGTCGCGGGCTGCTGCTGTTGTTGTAGCTGCTGA
- a CDS encoding thioredoxin family protein, producing MTAAVAAIASACGLAVLAGWLLSRRSGALRATSPRSGEPFDLQATGLDFSGTGPTVVHFSAPWCGPCARVRQVVSEVCDGLGNVAHVEVDLESNAALAQHFSVLSLPTTLIFDDEGRQRYRAAGVPSAADLRSALTPLLA from the coding sequence GTGACTGCCGCGGTCGCCGCGATCGCCTCTGCCTGCGGACTGGCGGTCCTGGCTGGCTGGCTTTTGAGTCGGCGGTCCGGAGCCCTCCGCGCAACCTCGCCGCGGTCGGGGGAACCGTTCGACTTACAAGCCACAGGGCTCGACTTCTCCGGCACCGGACCGACCGTCGTGCACTTCAGTGCCCCCTGGTGCGGACCGTGTGCACGGGTGCGCCAAGTGGTCAGCGAAGTGTGCGACGGCCTCGGTAACGTGGCCCACGTCGAGGTCGATCTCGAGTCCAATGCCGCGCTGGCACAGCATTTTTCGGTGTTATCGCTGCCGACGACGCTGATCTTCGACGACGAGGGGCGCCAGCGCTACCGGGCAGCCGGTGTGCCTTCTGCCGCCGACCTGCGCTCGGCGCTGACCCCACTGTTGGCTTGA
- the lmeA gene encoding mannan chain length control protein LmeA — protein sequence MRRMLTGVAIAAVVLLVAGAGAVAVDFATSIYAEYRLSRAVRAAADLGSDPFVAILGFPFIPQAMRDHYDELEIKANAVDHAMVGKATLEATMHSIGLADSSWLIGPNAKLPVGKLESRIIIDSVHLGRYMGITDLMVEAPPEETNDATGGTTESGISGSRGLVFTGTPKSANFDKRVSVSVDLSIAGADHATLVFTPTGILTGPDTANQNVPEDKRAAVLSAFSKRLPDQKLPFGVAPTSQGARGSDVIIEGITEGVTITLDAFRQS from the coding sequence ATGCGCAGGATGCTCACCGGTGTGGCGATAGCGGCGGTCGTGCTGCTTGTCGCGGGCGCAGGTGCCGTCGCCGTCGACTTCGCAACGAGCATCTACGCCGAGTACCGGTTGTCTCGCGCCGTGCGCGCCGCCGCGGACCTGGGGTCGGATCCGTTCGTGGCCATTCTGGGATTCCCGTTCATCCCGCAGGCGATGCGCGACCACTACGACGAGCTGGAGATCAAGGCCAACGCGGTCGACCACGCAATGGTCGGCAAGGCCACGCTGGAGGCCACGATGCATTCCATTGGACTGGCCGACTCGTCGTGGCTGATCGGGCCGAACGCCAAGCTGCCGGTGGGCAAGCTGGAAAGCCGCATCATCATCGATTCCGTGCACCTCGGCCGCTACATGGGCATCACCGACCTGATGGTCGAGGCACCACCGGAAGAGACCAACGACGCCACCGGCGGCACCACCGAATCGGGTATCTCGGGCAGCCGCGGACTGGTGTTCACCGGCACCCCGAAATCCGCCAACTTCGACAAGCGGGTCAGTGTTTCGGTGGACCTGTCGATCGCCGGCGCTGACCACGCCACGCTGGTGTTCACTCCCACCGGGATCTTGACCGGCCCGGACACCGCCAACCAGAACGTTCCCGAGGACAAACGGGCCGCTGTGCTCAGCGCCTTCAGCAAGCGGCTGCCCGACCAGAAGCTTCCGTTCGGCGTGGCCCCGACCAGCCAGGGGGCCCGCGGCTCGGATGTAATCATCGAGGGCATTACCGAGGGAGTAACGATCACGCTCGACGCGTTCAGACAGTCATGA
- a CDS encoding winged-helix domain-containing protein, which yields MDLLLLTADPHADGVLPSLSLLAHTVRTAPADVSSLLEAGTADVVIVDARNDLPAARSLCRLLASTGRSMPLVAVVSEGGLVAVSPEWGLDEILLPSTGPAEIDARLRLVVGRRGGLADQETAGKITLGELVIDEGTYTARLRGRPLDLTYKEFELLKYLAQHAGRVFTRAQLLHEVWGYDFFGGTRTVDVHVRRLRAKLGPEHEALIGTVRNVGYKAVRPARGRASNPEPQNTDDIEPDQGGVQGPLVDPLRSQ from the coding sequence TTGGACCTGCTGCTTCTGACCGCAGACCCGCACGCCGACGGGGTCCTGCCATCGTTGTCGCTGCTCGCCCACACCGTGCGGACAGCGCCGGCAGACGTGTCGTCGCTGCTCGAGGCGGGAACCGCCGACGTTGTGATCGTCGACGCGCGCAACGACCTGCCGGCCGCCCGCAGCTTGTGCCGCCTGCTTGCCTCGACCGGCAGATCGATGCCGCTGGTGGCGGTGGTGAGCGAAGGCGGCCTGGTGGCGGTCAGCCCCGAATGGGGCCTCGACGAGATCTTGCTGCCCAGCACCGGACCGGCCGAGATCGATGCGCGGCTGCGGCTGGTGGTCGGCCGCCGCGGCGGCTTGGCGGACCAGGAGACCGCCGGCAAAATAACGCTCGGCGAACTGGTGATCGATGAGGGCACGTACACTGCGCGGCTGCGCGGCCGCCCGCTCGACCTCACCTACAAGGAATTCGAGCTGCTGAAGTACCTGGCGCAGCACGCCGGCCGGGTTTTTACCAGGGCCCAGCTGCTGCACGAGGTGTGGGGATATGACTTCTTCGGTGGCACCCGCACCGTCGATGTGCACGTGCGGCGACTGCGCGCCAAACTCGGCCCTGAGCATGAGGCGCTGATCGGCACCGTCCGCAACGTGGGATATAAGGCTGTGCGACCGGCGCGAGGCCGCGCGTCAAACCCCGAACCGCAGAATACCGACGACATCGAGCCAGACCAGGGCGGTGTGCAAGGTCCACTGGTCGACCCGCTGCGCAGTCAGTGA
- the mshD gene encoding mycothiol synthase has protein sequence MTPGDWRWALSDDEQRQVREIISAATDFDGIAPVGEQVLRELAHQRTEHLLAAGGGSIVGYLNLAPAHDRGAPMAELVVHPRARRRGIGTAMARAALAKTGGRTRFWAHGTLQPARATASALGLVAVRELWQMRRPLRDVPEPAIPEGVQIRTYAGPSDDAELLRVNNAAFADHPEQGGWTAAHLAERRAEPWFDPHGLFLAFDTATGRLLGFHWTKVHPAHPGLGEVYVVGVDPAVHRRGLGRLLTAIGVASLARRLKDAAEPTVMLYVESDNVAAVRTYQGLGFTLHSVDTAYAAAPG, from the coding sequence GTGACACCGGGCGACTGGCGCTGGGCGCTGTCCGACGACGAACAGCGTCAGGTGCGGGAAATCATCTCTGCTGCAACAGATTTCGATGGAATAGCACCGGTCGGCGAGCAGGTGCTGCGAGAGCTGGCGCACCAGCGCACCGAGCATCTACTGGCTGCCGGCGGTGGATCGATCGTGGGCTATCTCAACCTCGCACCGGCTCACGACCGGGGAGCCCCGATGGCGGAGTTAGTGGTCCACCCACGAGCCCGCCGCCGCGGTATCGGCACTGCGATGGCACGCGCTGCGCTGGCCAAAACCGGTGGGCGAACCCGCTTTTGGGCTCACGGCACACTGCAGCCTGCGCGCGCGACAGCCTCGGCGTTGGGGCTGGTGGCGGTGCGTGAACTGTGGCAGATGCGCCGCCCGCTGCGCGACGTGCCGGAGCCAGCGATTCCCGAGGGGGTACAAATCCGCACCTACGCCGGCCCATCCGACGACGCCGAGCTGCTGCGGGTCAACAACGCCGCATTCGCCGACCACCCCGAACAAGGCGGCTGGACCGCAGCCCACCTCGCTGAACGCCGCGCCGAACCGTGGTTCGACCCGCACGGTCTGTTCTTGGCGTTCGACACCGCGACCGGCAGGCTGCTCGGCTTCCACTGGACCAAGGTGCACCCCGCACATCCCGGCCTGGGCGAGGTTTACGTCGTCGGTGTCGACCCCGCCGTGCACCGCCGTGGACTCGGGCGCCTGCTGACCGCGATCGGCGTCGCGTCCCTGGCCCGCCGGCTGAAAGATGCCGCGGAACCCACGGTGATGCTCTACGTCGAGTCGGACAACGTCGCCGCCGTGCGCACCTATCAGGGTCTGGGTTTCACGCTGCACAGCGTCGACACCGCCTACGCAGCCGCTCCGGGGTGA
- the pstS gene encoding phosphate ABC transporter substrate-binding protein PstS, with product MKLDMVRRARDVVVSATAIAALTLTGCGSDNNAPSGKGASGKPAVDCGGKNELTAEGSTAQQNAIALFNRAWGQTCPGKSLAYNPTGSGAGREQFIAGHVDFAGSDSPLVANQIAPAAKRCNGNPAWDLPLVFGPIALIYNLPGVDSLVVNADVLGKIFSGLITSWNDPAMVALNHDAALPETKITPVYRSDSSGTTDNFQKYLTAAAPESWTKGVGTEFQGGVGEGAQKSAGVVQAVQTTPGAIGYVEKGFADQAGVRVAQIDTGSGAVKLTDEAARNAIDHARFEGHGNDLMLNLTALYATKEPGAYPLVLATYEIVCSKGYDRATSVAVKSFLTVAANGGQDGLSAAGYVPLPDKFKQRLVAAVNAIQ from the coding sequence GTGAAGCTCGACATGGTCCGCAGGGCACGGGACGTCGTGGTGTCCGCGACGGCGATCGCGGCCCTGACGCTGACCGGCTGCGGCAGCGACAACAACGCGCCCTCGGGCAAAGGCGCGTCCGGGAAGCCAGCTGTCGATTGCGGCGGCAAGAACGAACTGACCGCCGAGGGCTCGACCGCCCAGCAGAACGCGATCGCGTTGTTCAACCGAGCCTGGGGTCAGACATGCCCAGGCAAAAGTCTGGCCTACAACCCGACCGGCTCCGGTGCCGGCCGCGAGCAGTTCATTGCCGGCCACGTCGACTTCGCCGGGTCGGACTCGCCGCTGGTCGCCAACCAAATCGCGCCAGCGGCCAAGCGCTGCAACGGAAATCCGGCGTGGGACTTGCCGTTGGTATTCGGGCCGATCGCGTTGATCTACAACTTGCCCGGCGTCGACTCCCTGGTGGTCAACGCCGACGTGCTGGGCAAGATTTTCAGCGGGTTGATCACCAGCTGGAACGATCCGGCGATGGTGGCGCTCAATCACGATGCGGCGCTGCCGGAAACCAAGATCACGCCCGTCTACCGCTCGGACTCCTCGGGTACCACCGACAATTTCCAGAAGTATTTGACCGCGGCCGCACCCGAGAGCTGGACCAAAGGAGTCGGCACCGAGTTTCAGGGCGGAGTGGGCGAGGGCGCGCAAAAGTCGGCGGGCGTGGTCCAGGCCGTGCAGACCACGCCCGGTGCAATCGGCTATGTCGAGAAGGGCTTCGCCGACCAGGCCGGTGTGCGGGTCGCGCAAATCGACACCGGCAGCGGAGCTGTCAAGCTCACCGACGAGGCGGCCCGCAACGCGATCGACCACGCGAGGTTCGAGGGCCACGGCAACGACCTGATGCTGAACCTGACCGCGCTGTACGCCACCAAGGAGCCCGGTGCCTACCCGTTAGTGCTGGCCACCTATGAGATTGTGTGCTCCAAGGGCTATGACCGGGCCACCTCGGTCGCGGTCAAGTCGTTTCTGACAGTGGCCGCCAACGGCGGCCAGGATGGACTGTCGGCCGCCGGATACGTGCCGCTGCCCGATAAGTTCAAGCAGCGCCTCGTCGCCGCGGTCAACGCGATCCAGTAA
- the pstC gene encoding phosphate ABC transporter permease subunit PstC, with the protein MDARAESDGIDGTTVTTPNPAGAGSGEVVAAAIPEPPPAPTSPWASGKPRLGDRLFRGVSEGSGVLIVIVVGAIGVFLLWRAIPALARDKENFFTYGGNWITTDTSAMHFGIRDLLQVTVFVSLFALILAMPVALGIAIFLSHYAPRRAAGPLAYTVDLLAAVPSIIYGIWGLYVLAPQLRPIATWLNEHLGRCFLFATGNASVAGGGTIFTGGIVLAVMILPIITAVTREVFVQTPQGQIEAALALGATRWEVVKTTVLPFGRSGYISGAMLGLGRALGETVALLIILRGTQSAFGWSLFDGGYTFATKIAAAASEFNDQFKAGAYVAAGLVLFLVTFVVNALARAAVAGRRRR; encoded by the coding sequence ATGGATGCCAGAGCCGAAAGTGACGGGATCGATGGGACCACGGTGACCACACCCAATCCAGCCGGTGCGGGTTCGGGCGAGGTCGTCGCTGCGGCTATCCCGGAACCGCCGCCCGCCCCCACCAGCCCGTGGGCCAGCGGCAAGCCGCGCCTGGGCGATCGGTTATTTCGCGGCGTCTCCGAGGGCTCCGGCGTCCTGATCGTCATCGTTGTCGGCGCCATCGGGGTGTTCCTGTTGTGGCGCGCCATACCGGCGCTGGCGCGCGACAAGGAAAACTTCTTCACCTACGGCGGCAACTGGATTACCACCGACACCTCCGCGATGCACTTCGGCATTCGCGATCTGCTGCAGGTGACGGTGTTCGTGTCACTGTTCGCCCTGATCTTGGCGATGCCCGTCGCTTTGGGCATCGCAATCTTTCTCAGCCATTACGCGCCGCGGCGCGCTGCAGGGCCGCTGGCCTACACGGTCGACCTGCTGGCCGCGGTGCCGTCGATCATCTACGGCATCTGGGGCCTGTATGTGCTGGCACCGCAACTGCGGCCGATCGCCACCTGGCTTAACGAGCACTTGGGCCGGTGCTTCCTGTTCGCCACGGGCAACGCGTCGGTGGCTGGCGGGGGCACGATCTTCACCGGTGGGATCGTGCTCGCGGTGATGATCCTGCCGATCATCACCGCCGTCACCCGAGAGGTCTTCGTGCAAACCCCGCAAGGGCAGATCGAAGCCGCGCTGGCGTTGGGCGCCACCCGATGGGAGGTCGTCAAAACCACCGTGCTGCCGTTCGGCCGCTCCGGCTACATCAGCGGCGCGATGCTGGGGCTGGGCCGTGCGCTGGGTGAGACCGTGGCGTTGCTGATTATCTTGCGCGGCACTCAATCGGCGTTTGGCTGGTCGCTGTTCGACGGGGGATACACGTTCGCCACCAAAATCGCGGCCGCCGCATCGGAATTCAACGACCAGTTCAAGGCCGGCGCCTACGTCGCGGCGGGGCTGGTGCTGTTCCTGGTCACGTTCGTGGTCAACGCCCTGGCGCGGGCCGCGGTTGCCGGAAGAAGGCGCCGATGA
- the pstA gene encoding phosphate ABC transporter permease PstA, whose protein sequence is MTSMLDRPVKARTFAAVSLRRRAADNIATVLVTLSVTIALVPLLWVLCSVAVKGFHAVTSSVWWTHSQAGLTAFVTGGGAYHAIVGTVLQALACAVISIPIGVFVAVYLVEYGGGSRLGKLTTFTVDILTGVPSIVAALFIYALFVATLGFPRSGFAVSLALVLLMIPVIVRATEEMLRIVPVDLREASYALGVPKWKTVARIVIPTGLSGIVTGIMLALARVMGETAPLLILVGYSQTMNFNLFGGFMGSLPGMMYDQTSAGAGANPVPTDRLWGAALTLILLIAVINVGARLVAKMFAPGKL, encoded by the coding sequence ATGACGTCGATGCTGGACCGCCCGGTCAAGGCGCGGACATTCGCCGCGGTCAGTTTGCGTCGACGCGCCGCCGACAACATTGCGACCGTGTTGGTGACGCTGTCGGTGACGATCGCCCTCGTACCATTGCTGTGGGTGTTGTGTTCGGTGGCGGTCAAGGGCTTCCACGCCGTCACGTCCAGCGTGTGGTGGACGCATTCGCAAGCCGGTCTGACCGCGTTCGTCACCGGCGGCGGCGCCTATCACGCGATCGTAGGCACCGTCCTGCAGGCACTGGCCTGCGCGGTCATCTCCATCCCAATCGGCGTTTTCGTTGCCGTCTACCTGGTCGAATACGGTGGCGGCAGTCGATTGGGCAAGCTGACCACGTTTACGGTGGACATCCTGACCGGAGTCCCTTCGATCGTGGCGGCGCTGTTCATCTACGCGCTCTTCGTGGCCACCCTTGGTTTTCCCCGCTCCGGGTTTGCAGTGTCGTTGGCGTTGGTGCTGTTGATGATTCCGGTGATCGTGCGGGCCACCGAGGAGATGTTGCGAATCGTCCCGGTGGATTTGCGTGAGGCCAGCTACGCGTTGGGTGTGCCGAAGTGGAAAACCGTTGCCAGGATTGTGATTCCGACGGGACTGTCGGGCATCGTCACCGGGATTATGCTGGCGTTGGCTAGGGTGATGGGTGAGACGGCTCCGTTGCTGATCCTGGTCGGCTATTCGCAGACCATGAACTTCAACTTGTTCGGCGGGTTCATGGGATCGCTGCCCGGCATGATGTATGACCAGACATCAGCAGGCGCGGGCGCCAACCCGGTCCCCACCGATCGGCTTTGGGGCGCCGCGTTGACGCTGATCCTGCTGATCGCCGTGATTAACGTGGGGGCGAGGCTGGTCGCGAAAATGTTTGCGCCTGGGAAGTTGTAG
- the pstB gene encoding phosphate ABC transporter ATP-binding protein PstB — protein MAKRLDLKEVNIYYGSFQAVADVSLSILPRSVTAFIGPSGCGKTTVLRTLNRMHEVIPGARVEGTVLLDDDDIYAPGVDPVGVRRAIGMVFQRPNPFPTMSIRDNVVAGLKLQGVRNRKVLDETAEYSLRGANLWDEVKDRLDKPGGGLSGGQQQRLCIARAIAVQPDVLLMDEPCSSLDPISTMAIEDLIAELKQDYTIVIVTHNMQQAARVSDQTAFFNLESVGKPGRLVEIDDTEKIFSNPTQKATEDYISGRFG, from the coding sequence GTGGCCAAGAGGTTGGATCTCAAAGAGGTCAATATCTACTACGGGTCGTTCCAAGCGGTCGCCGACGTGTCGCTGTCGATTCTGCCGCGCAGCGTCACGGCGTTCATCGGCCCATCAGGCTGCGGCAAGACGACCGTATTGCGCACATTGAATCGGATGCACGAGGTCATTCCCGGCGCGCGGGTTGAGGGTACGGTGTTGCTCGACGACGACGACATCTATGCCCCCGGTGTCGATCCCGTGGGTGTGCGCCGCGCTATCGGCATGGTGTTCCAGCGCCCGAATCCCTTCCCTACCATGTCGATTCGCGACAACGTAGTCGCCGGGCTAAAGCTGCAGGGCGTGCGCAACCGCAAGGTGCTCGACGAGACCGCCGAATATTCGCTACGGGGCGCCAACCTCTGGGACGAGGTCAAGGACCGCCTGGACAAGCCCGGCGGAGGATTGTCCGGTGGTCAGCAGCAACGGTTGTGCATCGCGCGGGCCATCGCAGTGCAACCCGATGTGCTGCTCATGGACGAGCCGTGCTCGTCGCTGGACCCGATCTCGACGATGGCGATCGAAGACCTGATCGCCGAGTTGAAGCAGGACTACACCATCGTGATCGTCACCCACAACATGCAACAGGCTGCCCGGGTCAGCGATCAAACCGCGTTCTTCAACCTCGAGTCCGTCGGAAAGCCGGGCCGGTTGGTGGAGATCGACGACACCGAGAAGATCTTCTCCAACCCCACCCAAAAGGCGACCGAGGACTACATCTCCGGCCGCTTCGGCTAG